The DNA region GTCCGTGAGCCTGAGGTGTCAGTGAGCCGGGTGGTGTGGGGGCAGCATATAGGACATACAGGTGCAGCTGACTCCgagctctttttttcccaaaggcTCCAGCGTACGAAAATGTCACAGAGTTTCCAGTCTATGCTACCATGAATAAACCCAAGAACACAAAGGAGGACGACAGCATTCATTATGCAGACATCCAGGTGTTCACCAAGGTGCGGGAGCGCTCTGCGGAAGAGGTGAAGAATTTGCAAATGCAGAATGCCACAGAGTATGCCACCCTCAACTTCCCCCGGCCCAGGCTGAAATACGACAGCAAGAATGGGACCTTGGTTTAAAAAGCTTGGTAGACCCTGCCTCCTTCAGCAGCTAAAGGATTCCACAGACATAGAGATGCTGCAGGCTCAGGCTAACCTCATGAACATGTTGAGCCTGCCTGCAGAGTAGAGTGGCCATGTATTCCACCTGCACGGGGACACAGATGCATTTACTCTCACATGAGGAGCCTCTGGTTCTGCTGGCCAAAAACCAACCCGTTCCCcttggctctgcacagctctgtgtgggAATGCAGCATACAAAGTTCTGTTCTGGGGAAAGGGAGATGTTGCCGCGGGATTTTATGTTGATATCAAGAACAGAATGTGGAGGAAATTGCAGTTCTTGCAGTAACTGCTGTATGGTCTTCCTCTGGTACCAGCTGCACACTGCAGTCATGCACGTAGTGCATCTCCTTTTCTCATAAAGCAGTGCACGACACACAGAGGCCAAGGCCCGAAATGCAGAATTAACTGAGGGGTACAGAACAATTCCTTCCATTGAAGGGCGGTACCAATACACATTCTTACCTTCACATTCACAGAAGTGAGCAATGAGctcttctttctaaaaatgaaagaaggaaaacctgCATCTTATCTGAAAGGCAGCCTATGTTTAGGGCAGTTACCCAGTCCTAGGGCTGCAGTAGCTGTTTGCATGCCTGAGACACTGTGAATGAATCCTGGACAATTTTAAAGAGGGCTTTGCACTTTTTCTCcattaattttttattctgtgttgtAGCCTTAGTTATAAAACCCTGCAACATGGAGCACGTGCCACATATGGGTCTTCTGCTAAAGCTCCCGAAGACACTTTGGAGAATTTGCTTATGGGTTTAAAATAGTGTTAGCAATGCAGGACAGCAACTGTCCACAGTCTTCTGCCATGGGGCTGCATCTGACGGTGTTGGCATCTGAGAGGGCTCCCAAGCAGTGTCCTTGGGCCCTAAGTCAGTAGTTGTCACATTCTGTTCCTAAGTAATGGTCTACACAGCCAAACACAGGTTGTGGAGCGACCTCTTTATTGGCAGTGTTGAAAAATGGACATCCTGGTACCTTCTATAAATGTGCAAAGTTTTGCATATTGTGGCTCATCtaaatgtaaaaggaaaaccATGAGGGAGTTCCTCCttgtaacaaaaaataaagctggtACGGGAACTGTGTGCTAAGACCAAAGTGCTGCGAGGATCAATCATACAATCTTTCTATCTGAACAGGTCTTTTTGCTCGTGCTGTCCAGCAGACATCAGCAGGGCTATTATAAGGCCAGACTAAGGTTTACAAAAAGACCTTTTTAAATAATGATTGGAGACAGTCTATTTTTCTACCTGAaccagatattttctttttgcctgcGCTATTGAAGTCAGCTCAGCTGGGCTATTGGAAGGCCTGCAGCATAAGGGTGCATttaggatggaaaagacctctgagatccccaagtccaacgccctgagcagcctgctgaGGTACAGCGTGCCCTGCAGGTGACCCAGTGCCCAGCGCTGAGAACCGCGGTAATGATTCGGTTTTGATTGCCAGGCCCTGAACTGATAAGTAGCCAAAGTCAAGTTTTTTTccaaaaagtcttttttttggCACTGATAACAGACTCCAACAGCCTTTCTCCTGTTTCCCAAGATTGGCCTGCGTAGGAGCTAAATGAGTGTTAATATATCGAACGCTCCTTGGACATTAAAGATAAGATTTTTGATTCGAGCCGATCAACTCGCCCCGTCTTCCCCCTCCCGGCCCTGACGGGATGACGCTCCTCACGCGTTCCCGCCTCCGCCCCCGCCCGCTTCCCGCCCTCCGGCGGCCGCTCCGCCCCGCTCCCATCCCGTCCCCATGGCAGCGGCGACGCGCGCGGACCGGGCGCAGGTATGGAGCGGGCTGGGGTCTCACCCGGAGCCCCGATCTCTCTGAGAATCCCCTCCCCGGGGCTCCGCAGCCCACGGGCCCCCTTCTGCCCTCCGGGGTTCCGCTCTTTCCCCGTACTCCGGCTGCCCGGCCTGTCAGTGCCCGGCACCTATCTGCCTTCCTGTTTTCAATTAGTAATTCCCACTGGCAGTGCTGATTTGGATTCCTCCTCCAGAAGTGGGGGAGATAGTTAGATCCCAAGCGTGCTATAAGCCGATGTCATCGGCAATCCTGTGTACATGTTCTGAAGGAATCCTGTTTTATCCTTTCTTTACATGtggaagcaaacaaaagatGAGTAACTTTCCCTAAGTCCACAAACttaagtgttgttttgttgtttttgtttttttttttgttttgttttgtttttttctacagaaGGCAGCAACTTTCCCTCTCTGCCCTGCATGCACCCACTGCAGAGAGGGAAAGTTGCTGCCTTCTGTAGGATGGCATAGAAGGGTGTATACAGGCACTGCCCTGCTGAGCGCTCATTCCCTTTGTTTGCTGCCTTTGCTTCTCTCCATCAGGGCTGAGGACAGAAGGTGTGCTGTCCTGCTGGCACGTTCCTGCTGCGCTGAGCGAAGCTGTGACACCTGGCATGGGAACGCCGCTGGGTATGGGGCTCCATCAcccactgcagcctgctgcagcgTCTGTGAGTGTGACCGCTCTGTGGGGCGCTTTGTGGGGAGGCTGGAAGGGGGAACTCTGtcagctgtgtttctgaatcactgaatcacagaatggcttgggttggaaagatcctctaagatcatctagtcccaaCTCCCCCTCCATGGGGACATCAAGAACCAGCTcgtgctgcccagggcctcatccagcctggccttgaatggtGCACCCAtagctctctgggcagcctgtgccagcgcctcactgcctcactgtgaaaaactttccctgacatctaatctaaacctccctcctttagtttaaaacatctttcttgccctgtcactgtctacccatgtaaaaagttgatttccctcctgtttatggTCTCTCTTTAtatactggaaggccacaatgaggcctccccacagccttctcttttccagactgaacaagccaaGCTCCCCTCAGCCCGTCTTCGtagggcaggtgctccagccctctgatcatcctcatgCCCTTTCCAAAAGCATCTACATCACTGGGggcagtattccagatggggctgtacaagggcagagtagagggaaaCAACTACCACTTTGCTCTGCTGGCCgttcctcttttaatgcagcccaggatactgtcaGTCTTctaggctgcaagcacacacttgCTCgttcatgttaagtttttcatcttcCAGGATCCTCAAATCCTTCTGCACAGCGCTACTTTGAAGGAGTTTTCTTCTGGTCTGTATGTATATCTGGGATTGCACTGACCCAGGTGCAGCACTTcgtacttggccttgttgagCATGTTTAAGTTTACATGGGCCCACCTTTAAAGTCTGTCAGAgcccctctggatggcatcccttctttCTATTGTATCAgatgcaccactcagcttggtgtgtTCCAACGTGCTTTGTCCTGCATCTTGCCCAGGATTCAACACGACGGTTACGCTAAAAGTGGCCAGGAGAGGGCAATGCTGCCAACCAAATCGGCACTGTGCGTTTGTTCAGAAGGTCCGCTatcaggagcagcagagccaagACCCTTTTTGCATCACTGCCTCCCATTCCCTTCATTTTGGAATTGTTTTTTCAGGAATTTTAAAAGTCCTTCTTGAAAGTAAGAATTGCAACGAATTATTTTTAGTTGAGAggaactttttttgttgtttttttcttattgcaaataaaacattcaaaGGGGTCTTTTCTGATGctataaaactgaaagaaaaatatgattcCTGCTACAAGAGGCTTGATATTTAAGAGTGAAACGCAAAAAGGGAATTTAATATTTAGAACTTATTTTCAGCACATACACGTACCCAAATGCACATGTTATACcacaataaacagaaaaatggcCCGGCATACTCTGCCACTCATTCTAGCCATCAGAAATGACCTAGTTTCTATtctctgttatttctgttgtcAGAGAGGCAGTTCTGTTTCAGAGATAAGGATCCCCATGTTGCAACAAAATCTTTTGATGACAAAATCTCTGATGGACTGTGAGAGTCCCTGGACCTGCCTTGAGTAAGGAGAACACCACCCCCTGCCATGTTCTAGGGGGTGGAAGCTCCTTGGTAGGGATATGAGATGGAAAGTGCCTGCCTGAATTTCAGACTTCAGTCCcagcttttctttgttgctCCAAAAAGGAAGGTAGGGGAGGGTGTCCGACCTGAACATTGtctccaaaccaaaccaaattaTTCACTGCTCCCCCAGTATGTTCAGCTGACAATCTTTTGCATTTCTCAGGGATGGCATTACCATACTATGAGTGACACATCTAGCTTTAAGTCCTTTGTTTTGTGTCAGGAAATAGGGGAATGGGGAGTAGGGGTGAGAGAAATGCTTGCCaggataataaaaaatgttgtttcttaAGTCATTTCTACTAAATGCCACCCAGGTCCATAATCAGTGAACTCTTTTTGCAGTCTATCAGTTTACTATGATTTAAACAATACTATTTACACATTAAATTCTTTTTAcactttttgtttctctgctgttttcacaGATTATCTCTTTACTCCCATTTTGAAATCCTGAAAATTTGGGTCATGTCTCCCGTATAAAGTCTGTGGTGGGGGACTGCCTGCCTGTGGCTTATCTCCTCTTCAAAGGACAAGTGTATCTAGAGCTTGTAGGGATTGTGAGCACATAATTCTTAATCTGCCATCAAATTCATAAAACCAATTCCAAACAATCAGAGAACACCTCTCAGCCATCTGCCACCTCTCCATACAGCCAAAGTGTGTTTGGTTTCACTTTAGTACTTATGCAgtttatttggcttttttttgtgtgtgtgtatgtgtgtgtatgtgtgtttattTCCAGAAATTGAAGGGGTGTAGGGAAGGAATGACCTCAGTACTCTGACCTGTAAATGTCTTCCATGAATATAAGTTACTGtgtagcataaaaaaaaaaataataaatataacttTTTCTTTGAGATTATTATGAAGTTCACAGAAAAGGCTcaaattagttttgtttttcaaacgAAGTCACCTGCTGATGGAGAACCCTTTCATTCAAGTTTTCCATGAAATGTAATTGAAATTGCAAGGCACAACCTACTTGTCTGCACTGTACAAAATGGGGATAAATATTTACTGTCATCTAGTAAATGGTATTATGAGTCATTTTGAGTCTCAAGAGCAAACTGGATCAAGGTGCTAACCACCAGCATTGCCTCCTTGCAAGATCTTTTGCAAAGATTCATGGTATTGTATTGCTTTGCTTAACAGATCTGACATagcaattaaagaaaacagaagtctcAGTTCCTActgaatttggaaaaaataaataggaaacgcaaacaagaatatatttaaaactCATGTCACGAGTGGaaagtgatttgttttttaatgagttgTCTTGTTTGTAGAAGGAAATCAGCTGTTGCttgtctttctgtattttaccTACATCTTCCATATCGGATGGAGAAAACACTAGCGTGGTAAAATGATGCAGTGACTTTTTCCTCCAGAGCCTTCAATACTTAGgcagaaaaacatgtttgtttttacccTTAGATATGGCTGGCCAGGTATTCAGAGCTGTGAAGGCATGGTGTATTGCTGGGCCGTGTTTGATGTGCTGCCTAGCAGGACTGGCAGACAGCCCCTGGCAGGAGGGGTTCTCCATgggttctttcttttttcagggCACTTCTTCTAATGTGAGATGAAGTTTGGGAGATTGCCTGAAGatatttaatacttttttttttttttttttttctggaatgaATGTTGTTACTGTTGACTTAGAAACATTGCTGGGGATTGTATTTAATTCTAatttaaagttttcttccttatttcttctttcatcttcattCCCACAGCAGCTAGAGTGGAGCTCAGCACTGTGCAAATGTTATTTGCTGTGTTGTGGCCTCGTTTGCAGCTTCCTGTCTCTACAGGGTTACTAAAAATGGTGCCATTTCTTTGGGGCTGTGGAGCAATTGCTGAGAGTTTAATTTGGCCAGCTCTTACAGTCTTTCGCTTTCTAGCTAAGCAAGACATCTGCTATTTGCTGACTCGCTCCCTGCCCCCACGCCAGACAGGGCTGGCTGTGTTTGGTGGGTTTGAAAACCTCTTTTCCGCAGCAGGTTTCATGTGAGTACTACTGCTGGAAATAGGTTTCAGATGTTTCCCTAACTCAGCGTTCGGGCTGCATCTTGTAAGCTGAGGCGTTTCTATAGGAACCGTATGACATCTCTCCACTGCTCCCCCAGCAGCTCTCTCATGAGCATGCCCAGTGCAAGCCTTGACTTCGGCTCAACTATCTGCGTGCACTAACGGGCTGCACATATGGGATATGAATGCGGTTCCTCATGAGCTCCAACTCTTTGTCtttgggaggaggaggaagaggctgTGCCCAGAGCTGGAGGATCTGCCATACGCCCTTTGAGACCCTCACCCCTCAGTGGGCTCGTGGAGGATGCTTGCCTGTTTGGCCAGGGGGAATTTACTGGATATTCTGCAGGAGGGCTTCACAGAGGTAAATGCATGCCCCCAAATCGCATGTGGACTTTTCCAGGGTGAGGCAGCGTGCTTTTCTGCAGCGTTTCTTAGGAACTGCTGTGTCTCCCAGTGCTTTGTGGAGAcgaaaaggagaaaaatgagcaaGATTCTGTGGCCAGGGAGCAGGGAAAGCTGTTTACTAACAGAAGGCAATATGGGGCAGCTCCGCAGGGGGGGCTGCAAACCAGCAGTAGTTCTAAAAAGTTTGTGTCTAGATTACAGCTGATGATTTTAACttgaagtttttattttctctatataGCTTTCCATTTgtacaagaaaataatataaatttcAATGAGTTATGGAGAATGACTTATTTTATGGAATGGATTCCTTTCTTGAGTATGTGAGGTCTATGTATCTGACGGCTGTTAGAAAGCCTGTACACACACAGCTTTTGGGAGAAGCTGACAAAGAGCATGGTGTCTTTTTGTTACCCATCGTCTTCAGTAGGTTGAATTTCAGAGGGATCAAAATTCACCTGGCtctggaaaatgctgtttttaaagtgctctttctttccattattgTAGCACTGGGGGGACAGATAAATCATAAGGAGTGAGAACTAACAAGAAATTCCAGAGGTGGGAATCCTGTGACTGCAGCGGGAAGGAAGGTCACTGTTGAATTTCCAGTTCAGGGAGCACAAGAAGTTGGTTTGGTTGGGCTCTGTGTGCACTCAGTACAGAATGCCGGGGCAGCCGCTGCCTGGCTGCACTCATTATGCAGACTGTGCTGGAGCACCATTAGCTGCCAGTAGGCTCAGGAGGAAAGTCTATCATGAGGGCTCATGATGAAAGCAAACAGTGGCTGCTATGTCTGTTCTCACATGGTGGCAGGGATGGTCTCTTGgtgtgttttattatttcatgttttgtttgtgtttcctGGTTCTTTTCATCCCTTCACGGCCCAGACACCACCCGTCTGTTCTACTCCTATGCTCCATTCTTTACAGAAAACGCACATCCGTCCTGGGCTTAACACCACCGGTCATTAAGGGGAAAGCAAACTGGGTATGAAATGTGAGCCTCACAGCTTCATACCAGCCACAGGTCTCCTCTGATTGCTTTGCTTGACCATATAAATATTCCGTCCCCTCCACCGCAGAGTATCTCAGTCTTGCTTTTAGCTAGTAATATATTGCTTTAGTTTAAGTTGTGGAGGCTTCCTGTTCTCAAGAGCGGCTGATCTTTCCCTGGTGTAAACTAATCGTAATCTGTATATTAATGAGAGCAACAACAACTTTATGTTCAGTGCTAGCCCCACTCAGAGCATCTGGTTCTACCCTTAGGCTGCtcagctgtggaaaaaaatccttctaGCCCTGTAAAAACTGACCTTCACTCTCCTGTCAGACTTCATTTCACACAATGAACTGAGGTATTGCAGGAACTGCTTTGCTAACCCAGGGCCTGCTGTTCTTTTGATAGAGCATCCTTTCTGCCCAGGTGACTCTTGGTGACTAGATACCTTGGAATACAAGGATGTATTTTCCAAATCTGTGCGGAGGAGATTAACATACACGAGTGTCATACTTCTTAGGCAGTgattttcaagaggaaaaaaaaaaaaagaaaagcatctcctGCTGGCTTTGAGAGAAACGTAGTTTTCTTTGCATTAAAGTTTTTATTGTCTACTTCTACAAAGGCCtcccaaacaaaagcaaaagaaacctCACACTTGAGGGGCACTGGGTGGCAAATTGCAGAGCTTATTTAATTAAGGTAATAGTGTCAGAAAGCATAGAAATTATACAAGGCCTTAAAATTACATCCTGATGCATTTAGTCTGTCCTTTGAACTCTGTTGTTGCTGACTTTTGGTTCAGTGCTCTAAACGGACAGGACACTAAATACCTTTTGTACTGAGACCATACTTGTAGCACAAGGCCTTTTATTTTTGACCTTGTTAGAGCTGGTGTTTGGGTAACATCCACCAggctatgaagaaaaaaacagagtgaAGATTACAAGGCAGAATCCCTAAATCCAACAATAAGAAGATTCATTTTCATcaactgtgtgtgtgcagaaaaGATGACTTATCTTCTAGAAGCTGGGAGTCTAACATGACAGCAAGAATGTCAGGCCCTTTAAAAGCATCTACCAACTACAGAATGACTTTGCCAAGAAATATGTGGACAACTTCAAAAACTGCACTCCCCTAATCTCAGAGGAGGTGAAAATTTATCATGGCACAGTGCCACATAGATGGCACTGAAGGTAAAAGACAGAGTAGCATATCAAAGCACCGTGATCTACCTATATTTACTGTAGTGCAGACTGGGCTGATTCATGGTTGAAAGAAACATAAACCCTAAGCAGCAGGTGGTGAACTGCACTGCTTAAATAAGAACAGCATAGAGATCTAGAACTGGCAGATTTGAAgtagaattgctgcttttcttacaCCTGTGGAAAATGTTAGCTAATGGCTTTTAATTGTAATTATCTGTACGGGCTCACAGAACATGAGATAAAGTGCTGACCCTGAAGACACCTTTATCATGGGCTGTGGAGAGAAAGCACAAAGTTGCTCCTCATCTCAGAAGTATGCTTTCCAATAAGCAGGAGGTCCAAGACCCTTCTTCAGAGTATGTGCTAGTAAAGTGCTGTAAAATGAAATCCTGCGCTGCAAAGTGTATTTACTAAAGAACCTGTAATTTGCTAACAGAAGTACCTTTATGTTGTTGAACTCCTTACAACTGTCGGTGGCCCTTAGTGCCCATCTTTCAAATCCTCTTCCTCTGTGAAAATTCTGTTAGGGCTTCCAGCGTCATTGAGATACAAGAACTCCACAATGATCTGTGTAGGAGCTAAGCAGTCTGGGCTCCAAGTTCCTGCAGGTAGGAGAGTTGCTCTTCCAGTTGCAGAGTGCAAGGAAACCTAGCCTTTTTTTGGAACGCAAAGCTCTGTTAATATAAATAGGATTAAGCCTAAGTCCACCGCAATCCTGATAACCTCTGCTGTGTATAGCAAACCTtaggctgctttgtttttcctctgaaaatgctgtttttgaaagaaatgttgaTGCAGGGCTTGAGCTTAGTGTCTTCTCCATTAAGTTCAGGATTTAGGTGAACAAAAGTTCAGACCAGCATATAAATAAGTAGCAGAAATCTCCTCAGTGGTAAATGGCTGAGCGAAGAGCTactcagggaaaagaaaaggacaagCTAGGACTAACCATTGCTGTTCCCTCTCTGATTGCTCTTGGATATAGCTGTCAGACAGGAGTTGTTTGAGGTAAATTGTGTGGAGCTGCTGTTCTCCTGGCAGCATAGTGTAGCaaatcttgtttttttgttggtatGTGCTGGAAGATGATACCTGGGctattttttgctttgcagcaaTTTAGGACGCTTGGTAAAGTCACTAGCTCTTTAGTTTTTGGATATAAATTCAGGAAATACTGATCACTCCAACCATTTGAGCTTACACAGGAAAATCTTTTGCTTtagtggaaaaaatataaaaacctGTAAGTCTGCTAATGAAATGTTAGTCTGCAGTGTTATAGCAGCTACTGCTATGAAATTGTCTCCTTTGTGGTGGTGACATCCATCTTCCATTGCCTTAGAAAACTTCTTTTAGCAGCGCTGTTAGAAGTGTAAGTGCACCAAGCTTTAGGAGAGAGCTTCTTTTTGTTctaataataaaattttaattctTGTGTTTTTAAGACATGGAGACTAAAGGATTGCCgaaatgttttcttattgcatgaggatgagagaaaataaagtctttttttttccattgactGGAAAAAGTATCTGAATGGAAGAGAAATGTAAACTCCGGTGTAAAATTGCAAGCTTTATGTGGACTGGAAGGGATTTTGCCTTTGTGGAATTAATATGAGATAACATTCCAGTTCAGAACTTTGTAAAATGATTTGAAAGATGACAGCAAGGCAGTCAACCCAGTTGTTACAAGGAGATTAGTTCCCCAAATTGCACAGACTTCAGGTACAATTTTCATGCAATCCTACTCAGTAGGTCTTTATTATTGAATCTGGATCATTCTATAATACTGTTGTGTTGCTTTAAACAAGCCTACCTCATTTCTACTGGTACTTGCTTGAATAAAGCTTTATTGAATATGAGTAATAGAAGGATTGTGCTCTCTCTAGCTCTGGAATCAGACTGTTGTGAGATTAGGGGCACTGAAATCCAGCATCAGTTAAAATACTGTTGCTAGACACAGAGCAGCTTCTTGCAGGCTGGCAAGACTTATTATTGCTGTTCTGAGAATCAACACAGAATTATTCACTTGTACAGGAGAGAGAAATTAGCACTTGTTGGTCCTTCACAGCCCCCGTTAGGTTGAAAATAGCCTCTGAAATGGCAGGCAAAACTGGCATGCTCTGTTGCCAttacaacagaagaaaagtttGCGGACTCAGTCCATATGACAAGGCCATGTCTGCACAgtttttccagttctgcttgctttctttccaaaagccAGCAGCAGTCCCTGAAGCTCACATCCTCTATCCTGCTCTCCATCTCTGCTGAGTAAGCAGCAACAGCCTTGTGGAGGTCCAAGCACCTTTCTGAGCCAGCAGACTGAGCCATGGTGTGGTTAATGTTGGATTTCCTATGTCAGGATAATTACAAGTGAAGCCGTGATCAGATTGTGACTTTGATGGGTTGTAAAAGCATAAACTCTGACATCGCTGAGATAATATGGAATGAAGTCTTAAAACCTGCTGCATGGGCAGAATAATGGGAAGCTTAGTGAAACAGGATGTAATCCCATAAATGGATCAGTTTGTTTACCCTCTGTGTGCTACACCGGCCCAACCCAAAGGGATTTCAGTGTCACCAGGGCTCGTGTTGGCTGTGGAAGTGCTGCAGGGGTGGGGTGGAAGGGAAGGCATAGAGGACCTGCAGGTTGCTGTCCCTGCACTTCTAACACTCACCTGTACCCCGAGTTTCTTCCCCTGCTGGCAACACTCACAGCTGAATGAAGCAGCACCCAGTGTGACCCACTGGAAAGGCAGTGCTTTTTGCTGTCAGGTCTTGTGGGTAGTTAAGTGCTGTGGCAAGCCAGTTTGCTGGTGTATAGGATCCTATGCAGACATGAACTTGGTCTATTAGAAATGCTGATGCAGTTCTATGGAATTGGTGTTGGGGGAAAAGCTATAGAACAGGGTACCCCTTCACTGCTGTGTGCACCCATGAGTGATCTGTGCTACAGGGGAaggcttctttattttccaggaaATACATCCTCGTTTATTTTAGTAGATGGCAGAGTTTAATGGGAAATAACACAGATTTTTCTTGATTCTGCATTGTGGGTTTTCTACTTTATAGATACCTGGAAAAAATGCAGTCGGGAGTGGGGACGTGACATGC from Excalfactoria chinensis isolate bCotChi1 chromosome 21, bCotChi1.hap2, whole genome shotgun sequence includes:
- the C21H11orf52 gene encoding uncharacterized protein C11orf52 homolog — encoded protein: MGNCCSCGRPRNCPSLFKRKKEKQGASERHENQQHQPGGKAPAYENVTEFPVYATMNKPKNTKEDDSIHYADIQVFTKVRERSAEEVKNLQMQNATEYATLNFPRPRLKYDSKNGTLV